In Arthrobacter citreus, a single genomic region encodes these proteins:
- the cysE gene encoding serine O-acetyltransferase: MLKYMKEDVATIFERDPAATSYLEVILTYAGLHALWLYRFAHYFYRKKWHFIARSISQFARFLTGIEIHPGAKIGRRFFIDHGAGVVIGETCEIGDDVTIYQGVTLGGTGKEKGKRHPTLLSGVLVATGAKVLGSITIGENAKIGANSVVLKDVPNNTTVVGIPGKIVVQDGIRVNNQFDHCDLPDPVADRLLQLEAELEELRSLMRISERK; this comes from the coding sequence ATGCTAAAGTACATGAAGGAAGATGTAGCGACGATATTTGAACGCGATCCAGCCGCTACTAGCTATTTAGAAGTAATTCTTACTTATGCTGGTTTACATGCATTATGGCTTTATCGGTTTGCGCATTATTTCTATCGGAAAAAATGGCACTTTATTGCAAGAAGTATTTCACAGTTTGCTCGATTTTTAACAGGAATTGAGATTCACCCAGGGGCTAAAATAGGTAGACGATTTTTCATCGATCATGGAGCAGGAGTAGTAATTGGAGAAACATGTGAAATAGGTGATGATGTTACAATTTATCAGGGAGTAACATTAGGAGGAACTGGTAAGGAAAAAGGCAAAAGACATCCAACCTTATTAAGTGGAGTACTAGTAGCAACTGGAGCAAAAGTACTAGGCTCTATAACAATCGGAGAAAATGCAAAGATCGGTGCAAATTCAGTTGTATTAAAGGATGTTCCAAATAATACTACGGTTGTTGGTATACCGGGTAAGATAGTTGTTCAAGATGGAATTAGAGTAAATAATCAATTTGATCATTGTGATTTACCTGACCCAGTAGCAGATCGACTACTTCAATTGGAAGCGGAACTAGAAGAGTTAAGAAGTTTAATGAGAATATCTGAAAGGAAGTAA
- the cysS gene encoding cysteine--tRNA ligase, whose translation MAIQIYNTLTRNKEDFKPLEEGKVKMYVCGPTVYNYIHIGNARPAIVFDTVRRYFEYRGYEVNYVSNFTDVDDKLIKAANELGSDVPTIADRFINAYFEDVQELGCKTATNHPRVMDNMDIIIEFIDELVIKGYAYESEGDVYFKTKEFNGYGKLSHQSIEDLRIGERIEIGEKKEDPLDFALWKAAKPGEISWESPWGKGRPGWHIECSAMAKKYLGETIDIHAGGQDLSFPHHENEIAQSEALSGKTFSNYWMHNGYINIDNEKMSKSLGNFVLVHDIIKIIDPMLLRFFMLSVHYRHPINYSEEILQEAKNGFERIKTAYQNSKHRLESSTNLTEDDAKWLKEIEDEKAVFVKVMDDDFNTANAISVLYQLVKITNQYLLETHTSTNVLNQLVATFDELSSVLGITLVKEEAMLDDEIEALIQKRTDARKNRDFALADQIRDQLKEMNIIIEDTPQGIRWKRG comes from the coding sequence ATGGCAATTCAAATTTATAATACATTAACTAGGAACAAAGAAGACTTTAAACCTTTAGAAGAAGGCAAGGTCAAAATGTATGTATGTGGACCAACTGTTTATAACTATATACACATTGGTAACGCAAGACCTGCTATCGTATTTGATACAGTGAGACGTTATTTCGAATACCGTGGATATGAAGTGAACTACGTTTCAAACTTTACTGATGTTGATGATAAGTTAATTAAAGCAGCAAACGAATTAGGCTCAGATGTACCAACAATTGCAGACCGTTTTATTAATGCTTATTTTGAAGACGTTCAAGAGTTAGGATGCAAAACAGCAACGAATCATCCTCGTGTAATGGATAATATGGATATTATTATCGAGTTTATTGATGAACTTGTAATAAAAGGTTATGCATATGAATCCGAAGGTGATGTTTATTTCAAAACAAAGGAATTTAATGGTTACGGTAAACTTTCACACCAATCAATTGAGGACCTTCGAATTGGTGAAAGAATTGAAATTGGCGAAAAGAAAGAAGATCCATTAGATTTCGCTCTATGGAAAGCAGCGAAACCAGGTGAAATATCTTGGGAAAGCCCATGGGGGAAAGGAAGACCGGGCTGGCATATTGAGTGTTCAGCAATGGCTAAAAAATATCTTGGCGAAACAATCGATATCCATGCAGGAGGCCAAGACTTATCATTTCCACATCATGAGAATGAGATTGCTCAGTCTGAAGCATTAAGTGGGAAAACTTTTTCAAACTATTGGATGCATAATGGTTATATCAATATTGATAACGAAAAAATGTCTAAGTCTTTAGGTAACTTTGTACTAGTACATGACATCATTAAGATTATTGATCCAATGTTATTACGTTTCTTCATGTTATCAGTTCATTATCGTCACCCGATTAACTATAGTGAAGAAATTTTACAAGAAGCAAAAAATGGTTTTGAGCGTATTAAAACTGCATACCAAAATAGTAAACACCGTCTAGAAAGTAGTACTAATTTAACTGAAGATGACGCTAAGTGGTTAAAAGAAATTGAAGACGAAAAAGCAGTATTTGTAAAAGTAATGGATGATGACTTTAATACGGCTAATGCGATTTCAGTTTTATATCAATTAGTAAAAATAACTAATCAATATTTATTAGAAACTCATACTTCTACGAATGTATTAAATCAGTTAGTAGCAACTTTTGATGAATTATCAAGTGTTCTAGGTATTACATTAGTTAAAGAAGAAGCGATGTTAGATGATGAAATCGAAGCATTAATTCAAAAACGTACAGATGCACGAAAAAATCGTGACTTTGCTTTAGCGGATCAAATTCGTGATCAATTAAAAGAAATGAATATTATCATTGAAGATACTCCACAAGGTATTCGCTGGAAAAGAGGATGA
- a CDS encoding Mini-ribonuclease 3, whose amino-acid sequence MIESSQNIDVKQLNSLALAYIGDAVYEIYVRHHLLEKGTVRPNQLHRAATKFVSAKGQAKVIREILSTDFLSEEEVAVVKRGRNAKSGTVPKNTDVQTYRYATAMEALIGYHYLLKNEDRLNTIVQVAIQFIENDKGV is encoded by the coding sequence ATGATTGAAAGTAGTCAAAATATAGATGTTAAACAACTAAACAGTTTAGCACTAGCATATATTGGTGATGCTGTATATGAAATTTATGTACGTCATCACCTCCTTGAAAAAGGAACTGTTAGACCTAATCAACTTCATCGAGCGGCAACAAAATTCGTTTCAGCAAAAGGACAAGCTAAAGTGATAAGAGAAATACTTTCAACTGATTTCTTGTCCGAAGAGGAAGTTGCAGTTGTTAAAAGAGGGCGTAATGCAAAATCAGGTACCGTACCAAAAAATACTGATGTGCAAACGTATCGATACGCAACAGCGATGGAGGCATTAATTGGGTACCATTATTTATTAAAAAATGAAGATAGACTCAATACAATTGTACAAGTTGCAATTCAGTTTATTGAGAATGATAAAGGAGTATAA
- the rlmB gene encoding 23S rRNA (guanosine(2251)-2'-O)-methyltransferase RlmB: MSEEFIIGRNPVMEAIRAGRDINKIWVSEGANKGQIHKLLELANQNKVIVQTAPNKKLDGMVKGNHQGVVAQVAAYEYVEVDDLFEVANSRNEQPFFLILDEIEDPHNLGSIMRTADAVGAHGIIIPKRRAVGLTSAVAKSSTGAIEYIPVARVTNLARTVDELKERGVWIFGTDAKGADDYRNMDGQISLGLIIGSEGKGMSRILKEKCDFLIKLPMVGKVTSLNASVAASLLMYEIHRKRHPLGS; the protein is encoded by the coding sequence ATGTCTGAGGAATTTATTATAGGGCGTAATCCAGTTATGGAAGCAATACGTGCAGGTCGTGATATAAATAAAATATGGGTTAGTGAAGGAGCAAATAAAGGTCAAATCCATAAGCTCTTAGAATTAGCCAATCAAAACAAAGTAATCGTACAAACTGCACCGAACAAAAAATTGGATGGAATGGTTAAAGGAAACCACCAAGGTGTAGTAGCGCAAGTAGCTGCATATGAATATGTGGAAGTTGATGACTTATTCGAAGTAGCGAATAGCCGTAATGAGCAACCATTCTTTTTAATCTTAGACGAAATTGAAGATCCACATAATTTAGGTTCAATTATGAGAACAGCTGATGCAGTTGGCGCACACGGTATTATCATTCCTAAAAGAAGAGCGGTAGGTTTAACTTCAGCGGTTGCGAAATCTTCAACAGGCGCAATTGAATATATTCCAGTAGCTCGAGTAACAAATTTAGCAAGAACGGTAGATGAATTAAAAGAAAGAGGAGTTTGGATATTTGGTACAGATGCAAAAGGTGCAGATGACTATCGAAACATGGATGGACAAATCTCTCTTGGTTTAATTATTGGTAGTGAAGGTAAAGGTATGAGCAGAATCTTAAAGGAAAAATGTGATTTCTTAATTAAGCTACCTATGGTTGGTAAAGTTACATCATTAAATGCGTCTGTTGCGGCAAGTCTATTAATGTACGAAATACATCGTAAGAGACACCCGCTTGGATCATAA
- a CDS encoding NYN domain-containing protein: MIGAWPNLRKLREIDFDKSRDFLITQLAEYKAYTGMYIIVVFDAHFVNGIEKNDKHSKVEVIFTRKSQTADEKIEKLAIELRHVNHQIYVATSDFTEQWQIFGQGALRIPAMELYRSVTQNKKMISTQINEIPDQRLTISKTLNSKQTEILEKWRRGER; the protein is encoded by the coding sequence ATGATAGGAGCTTGGCCGAATCTTAGAAAACTTCGCGAAATTGATTTTGATAAATCACGTGATTTTCTAATAACGCAACTTGCTGAGTATAAGGCATACACAGGTATGTATATAATTGTTGTATTTGATGCTCATTTTGTAAATGGGATTGAAAAAAATGACAAGCATTCAAAGGTTGAAGTGATTTTTACTCGGAAAAGCCAAACGGCTGATGAAAAAATTGAAAAACTTGCAATTGAGCTCCGTCATGTTAACCATCAAATTTATGTCGCGACTTCGGACTTTACAGAGCAATGGCAAATATTTGGACAAGGTGCACTTCGTATACCTGCAATGGAATTATATAGATCAGTTACTCAAAATAAAAAGATGATTAGTACTCAGATTAATGAAATACCTGATCAAAGACTGACAATTAGTAAAACATTAAATTCGAAACAAACAGAAATTTTAGAAAAATGGCGAAGAGGGGAACGATGA
- the sigH gene encoding RNA polymerase sporulation sigma factor SigH: MIEYGPLEDEVILEYVREGDQEALTFLIQKYRNFVKAKSRSYFLIGADREDIIQEGMIGLYKAIRDYKEDKLSSFKAFAELCITRQIITAIKTATRQKHIPLNSYVSLDKPIYDEESDRTLLDVLTETKNMDPEELVINQEENVDIELKMSELLSDLERKVLSLYLDGRSYQEISEELNRHVKSIDNALQRVKRKLERYMEIRELSV, encoded by the coding sequence ATGATTGAGTATGGACCCTTAGAAGATGAGGTAATTCTCGAATATGTTCGAGAGGGTGATCAAGAAGCACTAACATTTTTAATTCAAAAGTACCGAAACTTCGTAAAAGCAAAATCTAGGTCTTATTTCCTAATAGGTGCTGACCGCGAAGATATTATTCAAGAAGGTATGATTGGATTATACAAAGCAATTCGTGACTACAAAGAAGATAAACTTTCTTCATTTAAGGCGTTTGCAGAATTATGCATCACAAGACAGATTATTACAGCAATTAAAACAGCAACAAGACAAAAGCATATTCCATTAAATTCTTATGTATCATTGGACAAGCCTATTTATGATGAGGAATCTGACCGCACATTACTTGATGTGTTAACCGAGACAAAAAACATGGATCCAGAAGAACTTGTTATAAATCAAGAAGAAAATGTGGACATAGAGCTTAAAATGTCTGAATTATTGAGCGATTTAGAAAGAAAAGTATTATCACTCTATTTAGATGGTCGATCTTACCAAGAGATATCAGAAGAGTTAAATAGACATGTAAAATCAATTGATAATGCTTTACAACGCGTGAAAAGAAAGCTTGAAAGGTATATGGAAATAAGAGAATTGTCAGTGTGA
- the rpmG gene encoding 50S ribosomal protein L33 has protein sequence MRKKVVLSCTNCNNRNYSTMKNSTSIERLEMKKFCKTCNEHTTHKETK, from the coding sequence ATGAGAAAAAAGGTTGTCCTGTCGTGCACTAATTGCAATAATAGAAACTACTCCACGATGAAGAATTCCACTTCTATAGAACGTTTGGAGATGAAAAAGTTTTGTAAAACGTGCAATGAACATACCACACATAAAGAAACGAAATAA
- the secE gene encoding preprotein translocase subunit SecE, protein MGRIGKFFREVKSEMKKVSWPKRKELVNSTVTVLATVLFFVVFFAVIDSGLSKLIRLILE, encoded by the coding sequence GTGGGTCGTATCGGTAAGTTTTTTCGCGAAGTAAAAAGTGAAATGAAAAAAGTTTCATGGCCTAAGCGTAAGGAATTAGTTAATTCTACGGTTACAGTATTAGCTACAGTTTTGTTTTTTGTAGTATTCTTTGCTGTAATTGATTCTGGACTTTCTAAACTAATTCGACTTATTCTTGAATAA
- the nusG gene encoding transcription termination/antitermination protein NusG produces the protein MEKRWYVVHTYSGYENKVKANLEKRVETMGMQDKIFRVIVPEESEVEMKNGKEKVTKRKVFPGYVLVELVMTDDSWYVVRNTPGVTGFVGSAGSGSKPTPLLEEEITHILKHMGLDEQVIDFDLDINEVVRLKEGPFANYTGSIKEIDFEKKKVTVLVEFFNKETPVELDLHLVEKL, from the coding sequence ATGGAAAAAAGATGGTATGTAGTTCATACTTACTCAGGATATGAGAATAAAGTTAAAGCTAATTTAGAAAAACGTGTAGAAACAATGGGAATGCAGGATAAAATTTTCCGTGTAATCGTACCAGAAGAATCAGAAGTAGAAATGAAGAACGGTAAAGAGAAAGTAACAAAGCGCAAAGTATTTCCAGGTTATGTGTTAGTTGAGTTAGTGATGACTGACGATTCTTGGTATGTAGTTCGTAATACACCAGGAGTAACTGGTTTCGTAGGTTCAGCGGGATCTGGTTCAAAACCAACACCGCTTTTAGAAGAAGAAATTACACATATTCTAAAACATATGGGTCTAGATGAACAAGTTATTGATTTTGATTTAGATATAAATGAAGTCGTTCGCTTAAAAGAAGGCCCATTTGCAAACTATACTGGTTCAATTAAAGAAATTGATTTTGAAAAGAAAAAAGTAACTGTATTAGTAGAATTCTTTAATAAAGAAACTCCAGTTGAACTGGATTTACATCTTGTAGAAAAATTATAA
- the rplK gene encoding 50S ribosomal protein L11 produces MAKKVIKMVKLQIPAGKANPAPPVGPALGQAGVNIMGFCKEFNARTADQAGLIIPVEITVFEDRSFTFITKTPPAAVLLKVAAGIESGSGEPNRKKVATVKRDKVREIAEQKMPDLNAASVEAAMRMVEGTARSMGIVIED; encoded by the coding sequence GTGGCTAAAAAAGTAATTAAAATGGTAAAATTGCAAATTCCTGCAGGAAAAGCAAACCCAGCACCACCAGTTGGTCCTGCATTAGGACAAGCAGGTGTTAACATCATGGGATTCTGTAAAGAGTTCAACGCTCGTACAGCTGACCAAGCTGGTCTAATTATTCCTGTTGAAATCACTGTATTCGAAGATCGTTCGTTTACATTTATTACGAAAACTCCTCCTGCTGCTGTACTTCTTAAAGTAGCGGCTGGTATCGAGTCTGGTTCTGGTGAACCAAATCGTAAAAAAGTAGCAACAGTAAAACGCGACAAAGTACGTGAGATTGCTGAACAAAAAATGCCTGACTTAAATGCTGCTTCTGTTGAAGCTGCTATGCGTATGGTAGAAGGTACTGCACGTAGTATGGGTATCGTTATTGAAGACTAA
- the rplA gene encoding 50S ribosomal protein L1 — MANKGKKYQEAIKLVDRTAVYAVNEAVELVKKTTTVNFDATVEVAFRLGVDPKKADQQIRGAVVLPHGTGKVQRVLVFAKGEKAKEAEAAGADFVGDADMINKIQQGWFDFDVVVATPDMMAEVGKLGRVLGPKGLMPNPKTGTVTFDVTKAVNEIKAGKVEYRVDKAGNIHVPIGKVSFENEKLVENFTTIFETMLKVKPAAAKGTYMKNVAITSTMGPGIKVDPSSF; from the coding sequence ATGGCTAACAAAGGTAAAAAATACCAAGAAGCTATTAAATTAGTAGATCGTACAGCTGTTTACGCAGTAAACGAAGCTGTAGAACTTGTTAAAAAGACTACAACTGTTAACTTTGATGCGACAGTTGAAGTAGCATTCCGTTTAGGAGTAGATCCAAAGAAAGCTGACCAACAAATTCGTGGTGCAGTAGTTCTTCCACACGGTACTGGTAAAGTACAACGTGTATTAGTATTCGCTAAAGGTGAAAAAGCTAAAGAAGCTGAAGCTGCTGGTGCTGATTTCGTAGGCGATGCTGACATGATTAACAAAATCCAACAAGGTTGGTTCGATTTTGATGTAGTAGTAGCAACTCCAGACATGATGGCTGAAGTTGGTAAATTAGGACGTGTATTAGGACCTAAAGGTTTAATGCCAAACCCTAAAACAGGTACAGTTACATTCGACGTAACAAAAGCTGTTAACGAAATCAAAGCTGGTAAAGTTGAATACCGTGTTGATAAAGCTGGTAACATTCACGTACCAATCGGTAAAGTATCTTTCGAAAACGAAAAGTTAGTAGAAAACTTTACAACAATCTTTGAAACTATGTTAAAAGTTAAACCTGCTGCTGCTAAAGGAACATACATGAAGAACGTAGCAATCACTTCAACTATGGGCCCTGGTATCAAAGTAGATCCATCTAGTTTCTAA
- a CDS encoding 50S ribosomal protein L10, with translation MSAVLEAKKQVVSEVAAKLRDSKSTVVVDYRGLNVAEVTELRKQLREAGVEFKVYKNTLTRRAAEEAGLADLNESLTGPNAIAFSMEDVIAPAKVINDFAKKHEALEIKAGVIEGNVATVEEVKALAELPSREGLLSMLLSVLQAPIRNFALATKAVAEQKEEQGA, from the coding sequence ATGAGCGCAGTATTAGAAGCTAAAAAACAAGTTGTATCTGAAGTAGCTGCAAAATTACGTGATAGTAAATCAACAGTTGTTGTTGACTACCGTGGTTTAAATGTTGCTGAAGTAACTGAATTACGTAAGCAATTACGTGAAGCTGGCGTTGAGTTCAAAGTTTACAAAAACACTTTAACTCGTCGTGCTGCTGAAGAAGCTGGATTAGCTGATTTAAACGAATCATTAACTGGTCCAAACGCAATCGCGTTTAGTATGGAGGATGTAATCGCTCCTGCTAAAGTAATCAACGATTTCGCTAAGAAACATGAGGCTTTAGAAATTAAAGCTGGTGTGATCGAAGGAAATGTTGCTACTGTTGAAGAAGTTAAAGCTCTTGCTGAACTTCCATCTCGCGAAGGTTTACTTTCAATGTTGCTTAGCGTGCTACAAGCACCAATCCGCAACTTCGCTCTTGCAACTAAAGCAGTTGCAGAACAAAAAGAAGAACAAGGCGCTTAA
- the rplL gene encoding 50S ribosomal protein L7/L12, which produces MTKEQIIEAVKNMTVLELNDLVKAIEEEFGVTAAAPMVMAGGAVEAAAEQTEFDLVLASPGDQKIKVIKVVREITGLGLKEAKELVDNTPKAIKEGISKEEAEEMKAKLEEVGANVEVK; this is translated from the coding sequence ATGACTAAAGAACAAATCATTGAAGCAGTTAAAAATATGACTGTATTAGAATTAAATGACTTAGTAAAAGCAATCGAAGAAGAGTTTGGCGTAACTGCTGCAGCTCCTATGGTTATGGCTGGTGGAGCTGTTGAAGCTGCTGCTGAGCAAACTGAATTTGATTTAGTATTAGCTAGCCCTGGCGACCAAAAAATTAAAGTAATCAAAGTAGTTCGTGAAATTACTGGTTTAGGATTAAAAGAAGCTAAAGAATTAGTTGACAACACTCCTAAAGCAATTAAAGAAGGAATCAGCAAAGAAGAAGCTGAAGAAATGAAAGCTAAACTTGAAGAAGTTGGCGCTAACGTAGAAGTTAAGTAA
- a CDS encoding class I SAM-dependent methyltransferase codes for MADHYFTNQPNSKTDKKVFSFTLRGNDLRFQSDSGVFSRNEVDFGSRVLIDSFKFPEIEGDILDVGCGYGPIGLSIAKDDASRMVEMIDVNLRAIELAKDNANVNKIENVKIYESSIYENVMGEYAAILTNPPIRAGKAVVHEILAGAHEKLLPGGELWVVIQKKQGAPSALELLKEIFDEVEIVKKDKGYYIIKSKKD; via the coding sequence ATGGCAGATCATTATTTTACAAATCAACCGAATAGTAAAACTGATAAAAAGGTATTTTCATTTACTTTAAGAGGTAATGATTTGAGGTTTCAATCTGATTCAGGCGTCTTTTCTAGGAATGAAGTAGATTTTGGGTCGCGAGTTTTAATAGACTCTTTCAAATTCCCCGAAATTGAAGGGGATATTTTAGATGTTGGTTGTGGTTATGGTCCGATCGGGTTATCGATTGCGAAAGATGATGCTAGTCGTATGGTAGAAATGATCGATGTGAATTTAAGAGCGATTGAGCTTGCAAAAGACAATGCGAATGTAAATAAAATAGAAAATGTAAAAATCTATGAAAGTAGTATCTATGAAAATGTTATGGGTGAATATGCAGCTATTTTAACAAACCCTCCAATTCGAGCTGGTAAAGCTGTGGTTCATGAAATTTTGGCCGGTGCTCATGAAAAATTACTTCCTGGTGGAGAGTTATGGGTAGTGATTCAAAAGAAACAAGGAGCACCATCAGCACTTGAGTTGCTAAAGGAGATCTTTGATGAAGTAGAGATTGTAAAAAAAGATAAAGGATATTATATCATAAAAAGTAAAAAAGATTGA